The following are encoded in a window of Rosa chinensis cultivar Old Blush chromosome 4, RchiOBHm-V2, whole genome shotgun sequence genomic DNA:
- the LOC112198411 gene encoding ACT domain-containing protein ACR4: protein MEVSMSFSHDMDGEYEKLCRRMNPPRVVIDNEACKNATVIRVDSANKLGILLEVVQILTDLNLIVTKAYISSDGGWFMDVFNVTDQDGNKVTDEGVLDYIRKSLGPESCFASSMRSVGVIQSMDHTTLELSGTDRPGLLSEVSRVLAILKCNVVGAQVWTHNTRAASVMHITDEETGLAITDPERLASIKKSVCNVLKGSIKSKGSRTVVSHTGTHPERRLHQMMFADRDYDRVKDESVLDDKQRPDVNVVNWYDKDYSVVTIRSKDRPKLLFDTVCTLTDMQYVVYHANIDAEGPEAYQEYYIRHIDGSPVKSDAERQRVIQCLEAAIERRVSEGLKLELCTTDRVGLLSDVTRIFRENSLTVTRAEVTTKAGKAVNTFYVREASGNPVDSKTIESIRQEIGQTILKVKGTPEDFNPGSQESPTRFLFGGLFKSRSFVNFKLIRSYS, encoded by the exons ATGG AGGTTAGCATGAGCTTTTCACATGATATGGATGGTGAATATGAGAAACTTTGCAGGAGAATGAACCCACCAAG GGTTGTAATTGATAATGAAGCCTGCAAGAATGCCACGGTGATAAGG GTTGATAGTGCTAACAAACTTGGAATACTTCTAGAAGTTGTACAAATACTCACTGATCTTAACCTTATTGTAACCAAAGCGTACATATCTTCGGATGGTGGCTGGTTCATGGATG TTTTTAATGTCACTGATCAAGATGGAAACAAGGTTACAGATGAAGGGGTTTTGGACTATATACGAAAG TCTCTTGGCCCTGAGTCTTGCTTTGCATCTTCCATGAGATCTGTTGGTGTTATACAATCAATGGACCATACTACACTTGAGCTAAGCGGAACCGACAGACCAGGATTACTATCTGAAGTGAGCCGTGTGCTTGCCATTCTTAAATGCAATGTAGTGGGTGCGCAAGTGTGGACGCACAACACAAGGGCTGCATCTGTGATGCACATTACCGATGAGGAGACAGGGTTGGCTATCACTGATCCCGAGAGGTTAGCTAGTATTAAGAAATCAGTATGCAATGTACTTAAGGGCAGCATCAAATCTAAGGGGTCAAGGACTGTTGTCTCTCATACGGGCACACACCCTGAAAGAAGGCTACACCAGATGATGTTTGCAGATAGGGATTATGACCGAGTTAAAGATGAGAGTGTCTTGGATGACAAGCAAAGACCAGATGTGAATGTTGTTAATTGGTATGACAAGGACTACTCAGTGGTTACTATTCGTAGTAAAGATAGGCCAAAGCTTCTCTTCGATACAGTTTGCACTTTGACAGACATGCAGTATGTGGTTTATCATGCAAATATTGATGCTGAGGGGCCTGAAGCTTATCAG GAATACTATATCAGGCATATAGATGGATCTCCTGTGAAATCAGAtgcagagagacagagagtgaTACAATGCCTTGAAGCAGCTATTGAGAGAAGAGTATCTGAG GGTTTGAAGCTAGAACTCTGTACTACAGATAGAGTTGGGCTGCTCTCTGATGTCACCCGAATTTTTCGAGAGAATAGCCTTACTGTAACAAGAGCAGAAGTGACAACCAAAGCAGGCAAAGCTGTTAATACATTCTATGTTCGTGAGGCATCAGGCAATCCTGTTGACTCCAAAACCATAGAGTCGATTCGTCAAGAAATCGGGCAGACGATACTTAAAGTGAAAGGCACTCCCGAAGACTTCAATCCTGGTTCTCAGGAATCACCAACCAGGTTCCTCTTTGGTGGTCTGTTCAAGTCAAGATCTTTTGTGAATTTTAAACTGATTAGGTCTTATTCCTGA
- the LOC112196604 gene encoding uncharacterized protein LOC112196604 isoform X2 yields the protein MRGAKSSRVFPGLGRCSGKKPVESCKVNKGVSKVEIIDLDDDDDVIDIDDIEQPQSRGSSTLRQNREFSTVIDIDDDDDASSDTDTVISVEEVGDLDSDATSSKSWFPTSNYRRSSLRSDGDECEVVQEKGFPSKGSKGKQTHSGTAPRRYGYGLYSESESASSDTDYSDCELIEGSVLHEHWKKASQKRKHVVHNCRQGPEDQASGSGSHGDTVDVENRTEQHAEAPVCSSSEHGNYEKESPPDMGTHDDHFDGSAKETESIHRNDDFQHVRGRVPEDPLSCKSQAVHNDGISGSENEEEQSPEEHSSRSTEELAGKQSKHFMHNEQKLRDETCFSDSLPRFNNDRRSSGVLNEELSCKNQHSGEVLTDHGRVDLAGKDDDFQKGSSFEEKVKLVPGQPLNETHVDCGISEGDLGAVPRESKVYVDKSEISNEKDVSQERVGADSEVVSFCNPSSHRSRSASGNQSSEAREQLCAQGVNVTPVQNNIITDREKLKETDEYKQAMEEEMESRRQVLQIQAEEAQRLRKRKKAESMRLLDMQRRQKQRVEEIRETQKKDEENLNMKEKLRAEVRKELNRLESSCNSMASLLRGLGIQVGSGVHPLPQEVHAAYKRALLKFHPDRASRTDIRQMVEAEEKFKLISRMKEKLISTTWF from the exons ATGAGAGGGGCAAAATCATCAAGAGTCTTTCCTGGGCTTGGAAGATGTTCTGGGAAAAAGCCTGTAGAAAGTTGCAAGGTTAATAAGGGTGTTAGCAAAGTTGAGATCATCGATCTTGACGACGACGATGATGTCATTGACATCGATGACATCGAGCAGCCACAATCTCGAGGTTCCAGTACATTGAGACAAAACAGAGAATTTAGTACTGTTATTGATATAGATGATgacgatgatgcaagtagtgaCACCGATACCGTAATTTCTGTTGAAGAGGTTGGGGACCTGGACAGTGACGCCACCTCTAGCAAAAGTTGGTTCCCCACTTCTAACTATAGGCGGAGTTCCTTACGCTCGGATGGAGATGAATGTGAAGTTGTCCAGGAAAAGGGTTTTCCATCCAAGGGGTCAAAAGGCAAGCAAACCCATTCTGGGACAGCTCCCCGTAGATATGGTTATGGTTTATATTCTGAGTCTGAGTCCGCTTCCTCTGATACTGATTATTCTGATTGTGAGTTAATAGAAGGTTCAGTGCTTCATGAACATTGGAAAAAAGCTTCCCAAAAGAGAAAACATGTTGTTCATAATTGTCGGCAGGGTCCAGAGGATCAAGCTAGTGGATCTGGATCTCACGGTGATACTGTTGATGTGGAGAATAGGACAGAACAGCATGCAGAGGCTCCTGTTTGTTCAAGTTCAGAGCATGGAAATTATGAAAAAGAAAGCCCTCCGGACATGGGAACTCATGATGACCACTTTGATG GGTCAGCTAAAGAAACAGAAAGCATACATAGGAATGATGATTTTCAGCATGTAAGAGGCAGAGTCCCAGAAGATCCTCTTAGTTGCAAGTCGCAAGCTGTTCATAATGATGGCATCTCTGGTTCTGAGAATGAAGAAGAGCAAAGTCCAGAAGAGCATTCCTCGCGGTCCACGGAAGAACTAGCTGGGAAACAATCTAAACATTTTATGCATAATGAACAAAAGCTCAGGGATGAAACTTGTTTCTCCGATTCTTTACCAAGGTTTAACAATGATCGAAGAAGCTCTGGGGTGTTGAATGAAGAGCTTTCCTGCAAGAACCAACATTCTGGTGAAGTGCTTACTGACCACGGCAGAGTTGATTTAGCAGGTAAGGACGATGACTTTCAGAAAGGATCTAGTTTTGAGGAAAAGGTGAAATTAGTTCCTGGGCAGCCACTCAATGAAACACATGTGGATTGTGGGATTTCTGAAGGTGACCTTGGAGCTGTTCCTAGAGAAAGTAAAGTGTATGTGGATAAATCAGAAATAAGTaatgaaaaagatgtttcacAGGAGAGAGTGGGGGCAGATTCTGAGGTAGTATCTTTCTGCAACCCTTCATCCCACAGAAGTAGATCTGCAAGTGGGAATCAATCATCTGAAGCAAGGGAGCAGTTATGTGCTCAAGGTGTTAATGTTACTCCTGTTCAAAACAATATTATCACTGATCGTGAAAAGCTCAAGGAAACTGATGAATACAAGCAAGCAATGGAAGAAGAAATGGAATCCAGGCGGCAAGTCTTACAAATTCAG gcAGAAGAGGCACAGAGATTGCGTAAGAGGAAAAAAGCTGAAAGCATGCGCTTATTGGACATGCAGAGAAGGCAAAAGCAACGTGTGGAAGAAATTAGAGAAACTCAAAAGAAG GATGAAGAAAATTTGAACATGAAAGAGAAACTTCGTGCTGAAGTAAGGAAGGAACTCAACAGATTGGAATCGTCATGCAATAGCATGGCTTCTTTGCTTCGCGGCTTGGGAATACAAGTGGGGTCAGGTGTGCATCCTTTGCCACAGGAG GTGCATGCAGCTTATAAACGGGCATTATTGAAATTTCACCCTGATCGGGCATCAAGAACTGACATCCGCCAGATGGTTGAAGCTGAGGAAAAATTTAAGCTTATATCTCGCATGAAGGAGAAACTTATATCAACTACGTGGTTCTGA
- the LOC112196604 gene encoding uncharacterized protein LOC112196604 isoform X1, protein MRGAKSSRVFPGLGRCSGKKPVESCKVNKGVSKVEIIDLDDDDDVIDIDDIEQPQSRGSSTLRQNREFSTVIDIDDDDDASSDTDTVISVEEVGDLDSDATSSKSWFPTSNYRRSSLRSDGDECEVVQEKGFPSKGSKGKQTHSGTAPRRYGYGLYSESESASSDTDYSDCELIEGSVLHEHWKKASQKRKHVVHNCRQGPEDQASGSGSHGDTVDVENRTEQHAEAPVCSSSEHGNYEKESPPDMGTHDDHFDGNSFEAKMKTSSVESNQNVAKDSFPCAKPGSAKETESIHRNDDFQHVRGRVPEDPLSCKSQAVHNDGISGSENEEEQSPEEHSSRSTEELAGKQSKHFMHNEQKLRDETCFSDSLPRFNNDRRSSGVLNEELSCKNQHSGEVLTDHGRVDLAGKDDDFQKGSSFEEKVKLVPGQPLNETHVDCGISEGDLGAVPRESKVYVDKSEISNEKDVSQERVGADSEVVSFCNPSSHRSRSASGNQSSEAREQLCAQGVNVTPVQNNIITDREKLKETDEYKQAMEEEMESRRQVLQIQAEEAQRLRKRKKAESMRLLDMQRRQKQRVEEIRETQKKDEENLNMKEKLRAEVRKELNRLESSCNSMASLLRGLGIQVGSGVHPLPQEVHAAYKRALLKFHPDRASRTDIRQMVEAEEKFKLISRMKEKLISTTWF, encoded by the exons ATGAGAGGGGCAAAATCATCAAGAGTCTTTCCTGGGCTTGGAAGATGTTCTGGGAAAAAGCCTGTAGAAAGTTGCAAGGTTAATAAGGGTGTTAGCAAAGTTGAGATCATCGATCTTGACGACGACGATGATGTCATTGACATCGATGACATCGAGCAGCCACAATCTCGAGGTTCCAGTACATTGAGACAAAACAGAGAATTTAGTACTGTTATTGATATAGATGATgacgatgatgcaagtagtgaCACCGATACCGTAATTTCTGTTGAAGAGGTTGGGGACCTGGACAGTGACGCCACCTCTAGCAAAAGTTGGTTCCCCACTTCTAACTATAGGCGGAGTTCCTTACGCTCGGATGGAGATGAATGTGAAGTTGTCCAGGAAAAGGGTTTTCCATCCAAGGGGTCAAAAGGCAAGCAAACCCATTCTGGGACAGCTCCCCGTAGATATGGTTATGGTTTATATTCTGAGTCTGAGTCCGCTTCCTCTGATACTGATTATTCTGATTGTGAGTTAATAGAAGGTTCAGTGCTTCATGAACATTGGAAAAAAGCTTCCCAAAAGAGAAAACATGTTGTTCATAATTGTCGGCAGGGTCCAGAGGATCAAGCTAGTGGATCTGGATCTCACGGTGATACTGTTGATGTGGAGAATAGGACAGAACAGCATGCAGAGGCTCCTGTTTGTTCAAGTTCAGAGCATGGAAATTATGAAAAAGAAAGCCCTCCGGACATGGGAACTCATGATGACCACTTTGATGGTAATTCTTTTGAGGCCAAAATGAAAACTTCTTCTGTGGAGTCCAATCAGAATGTTGCTAAGGATAGTTTTCCATGTGCAAAACCAGGGTCAGCTAAAGAAACAGAAAGCATACATAGGAATGATGATTTTCAGCATGTAAGAGGCAGAGTCCCAGAAGATCCTCTTAGTTGCAAGTCGCAAGCTGTTCATAATGATGGCATCTCTGGTTCTGAGAATGAAGAAGAGCAAAGTCCAGAAGAGCATTCCTCGCGGTCCACGGAAGAACTAGCTGGGAAACAATCTAAACATTTTATGCATAATGAACAAAAGCTCAGGGATGAAACTTGTTTCTCCGATTCTTTACCAAGGTTTAACAATGATCGAAGAAGCTCTGGGGTGTTGAATGAAGAGCTTTCCTGCAAGAACCAACATTCTGGTGAAGTGCTTACTGACCACGGCAGAGTTGATTTAGCAGGTAAGGACGATGACTTTCAGAAAGGATCTAGTTTTGAGGAAAAGGTGAAATTAGTTCCTGGGCAGCCACTCAATGAAACACATGTGGATTGTGGGATTTCTGAAGGTGACCTTGGAGCTGTTCCTAGAGAAAGTAAAGTGTATGTGGATAAATCAGAAATAAGTaatgaaaaagatgtttcacAGGAGAGAGTGGGGGCAGATTCTGAGGTAGTATCTTTCTGCAACCCTTCATCCCACAGAAGTAGATCTGCAAGTGGGAATCAATCATCTGAAGCAAGGGAGCAGTTATGTGCTCAAGGTGTTAATGTTACTCCTGTTCAAAACAATATTATCACTGATCGTGAAAAGCTCAAGGAAACTGATGAATACAAGCAAGCAATGGAAGAAGAAATGGAATCCAGGCGGCAAGTCTTACAAATTCAG gcAGAAGAGGCACAGAGATTGCGTAAGAGGAAAAAAGCTGAAAGCATGCGCTTATTGGACATGCAGAGAAGGCAAAAGCAACGTGTGGAAGAAATTAGAGAAACTCAAAAGAAG GATGAAGAAAATTTGAACATGAAAGAGAAACTTCGTGCTGAAGTAAGGAAGGAACTCAACAGATTGGAATCGTCATGCAATAGCATGGCTTCTTTGCTTCGCGGCTTGGGAATACAAGTGGGGTCAGGTGTGCATCCTTTGCCACAGGAG GTGCATGCAGCTTATAAACGGGCATTATTGAAATTTCACCCTGATCGGGCATCAAGAACTGACATCCGCCAGATGGTTGAAGCTGAGGAAAAATTTAAGCTTATATCTCGCATGAAGGAGAAACTTATATCAACTACGTGGTTCTGA
- the LOC112196611 gene encoding LOW QUALITY PROTEIN: cytochrome P450 CYP749A22 (The sequence of the model RefSeq protein was modified relative to this genomic sequence to represent the inferred CDS: inserted 2 bases in 1 codon), giving the protein MNSLGGLVTTISSFLCAFLLLALIKILHKLWWTPIRIQKLMALQGIKGPSYRSIHGNTKEISEMKREAMSRRLTNFSHDIFSRVQPHIHSWNKTYGKNFVQWYGCQAQLVISEPELIKEILNKKDAYPKRKLLPLMKKIFGEGLATTTDPEKWEKLRKQANHAFHGDSLKGSSCLSLFTSMIPTMIDSTETMLQRWKSHDGKEIEVYEEFRLLTSEVISKTAFGNSYFEGKNIFDMFNKLCSLLLKTSFKIRFPGISKFFKTSYEIESEKLEKGIHDSIVEIAKKREKETMTGGEDNFGNDFLGLLLKAHHGANDKQRISVNELVDECKIFYFAGHETTNALLAWTILLALHPDWQEEARKEVLQSFGKQTPDPDGLAKLKTMSMIINETLRLYAPVISYDRRVEREVRLGNLIIPAGFELYISSLALHHEPQFWGEDVHLFKPERFSDGVAKATNNNITAFLPFGXIEAKVVLSIILQNYSFTLSPGYVHSPHENLIVRPQDGVQVMLHSL; this is encoded by the exons ATGAATTCTTTGGGAGGCCTAGTGACCACTATCTCAAGCTTTCTCTGTGCATTTCTTCTCTTAGCTCTGATCAAGATCCTTCACAAACTATGGTGGACTCCGATTCGCATTCAGAAACTGATGGCTTTGCAGGGAATCAAAGGCCCTTCGTACAGATCCATCCATGGAAACACCAAAGAGATCTCCGAGATGAAAAGGGAAGCCATGAGCAGAAGGCTCACTAACTTTTCCCATGACATATTTTCTCGAGTCCAACCTCATATTCACTCATGGAACAAGACCTATG GGAAGAATTTTGTTCAATGGTATGGTTGTCAAGCTCAGCTGGTGATTTCGGAGCCCGAATTGATCAAAGAGATACTGAATAAAAAGGACGCTTATCCGAAAAGGAAGCTCTTACCattgatgaagaagatatttggAGAAGGTCTAGCCACAACAACCGATCCCGAAAAATGGGAGAAATTGCGAAAACAGGCCAACCATGCCTTCCATGGAGACAGCTTAAAAGGAAGTAGTTGCTTATCACTTTTTACA AGTATGATTCCAACGATGATAGATAGTACTGAGACGATGCTACAGAGGTGGAAAAGCCATGATGGCAAAGAGATTGAGGTGTATGAAGAATTTAGATTGTTGACTTCGGAAGTGATTTCGAAGACAGCATTCGGCAATAGCTATTTTGAAGGGAAGAACATTTTTGATATGTTCAACAAGTTATGCTCCTTGTTACTCAAAACTTCTTTCAAAATCAGATTTCCTGGCATCAG CAAGTTTTTCAAAACTAGCTATGAGATTGAATCAGAGAAGCTTGAGAAAGGAATACATGACTCCATAGTAGAGATTGctaagaaaagagaaaaggagaCAATGACTGGAGGAGAAGACAACTTTGGGAATGATTTTCTAGGATTGCTTTTAAAGGCTCATCATGGTGCCAATGACAAGCAGCGGATTTCAGTGAATGAACTGGTTGATGAGTGCAAAATTTTTTACTTTGCTGGACACGAAACCACTAATGCTTTGCTTGCTTGGACCATCCTTCTGGCACTCCATCCTGATTGGcaagaagaagcaagaaagGAGGTCTTACAATCATTTGGCAAACAAACTCCAGATCCTGATGGCCTTGCCAAACTAAAAACA ATGAGTATGATCATCAATGAGACTTTGAGGTTATACGCACCAGTAATATCCTATGATAGGAGAGTTGAAAGGGAAGTTAGACTGGGAAATCTCATTATTCCTGCTGGTTTCGAATTGTACATCTCCAGTTTAGCACTTCACCATGAGCCTCAATTCTGGGGAGAAGATGTGCATCTTTTCAAGCCAGAGCGATTCTCTGACGGTGTTGCTAAAGCTACTAATAATAACATAACCGCATTCTTACCTTTTGG CATTGAAGCCAAAGTTGTTCTTTCAATCATTCTACAGAACTATTCCTTCACCCTTTCCCCAGGTTATGTCCACTCACCCCATGAGAATCTTATTGTTCGCCCACAAGATGGTGTTCAAGTAATGCTACACTCACTGTGA
- the LOC112196605 gene encoding cytochrome P450 CYP749A22, with the protein MISIAVVSPSIILCGTGVVSLLALIFKLLHRLWWTPTRIQKLMAAQGIRGPSYRVIHGNTKEINNMKTQAMSRPRNLTHDIVSGVHPHIHSWTNIYGKNYLQWHGSQAQLVITEPELCREILNDKERAYPKMEPIHFIKKLFGEGLGTRTKSDEKWAQLRKISNHAFLGESLKNKIPATIDSAGTMLQRWKNHEGKEIEVYEEFRLLTAEVISRTAFGSSYLEGQHIFEMLMKFYFLISKNLFTIRLPSVISKVYKTKDETEAEKLDLGIRDSIVKIIQEREAKAMRTGEEGNFGDDFLGLLLKAHHDADVDERITVEELIDECKTLYFAGQDSTASLLAWTILLLALHTDWQDEARKEVLQVFGKQNRPNHDGIAKLKTLSMIINESLRLYPPLVTVSGRTANREVRLGKLTIDPASNLELLIKPLSLHHDPDFWGKDVHLFKPERFADGVGNATNNNLAGFLPFGTGRRMCVGFDFATTEAKVVLSMILQRYSFTLSPTYVHSPYEALTLCPQHGVQVVLHSL; encoded by the exons ATGATCAGTATAGCTGTTGTTAGTCCAAGTATCATTCTCTGTGGTACTGGTGTTGTAAGTCTGTTGGCTCTGATCTTCAAGTTGCTTCACAGACTATGGTGGACTCCAACTCGCATTCAGAAGCTGATGGCTGCTCAGGGAATCAGAGGCCCTTCTTACAGAGTCATCCATGGCAACACCAAAGAGATCAACAACATGAAAACACAAGCCATGAGCCGGCCCAGAAATTTGACCCATGACATAGTATCCGGAGTTCATCCTCATATTCACTCTTGGACCAACATATATG GGAAGAATTATCTTCAGTGGCATGGTTCTCAGGCTCAGTTGGTGATTACAGAACCAGAGTTGTGTAGAGAGATACTGAATGACAAAGAAAGAGCTTATCCGAAAATGGAGCCGATACACTTTATCAAGAAGCTCTTTGGAGAAGGCCTTGGCACCAGAACCAAATCCGATGAAAAATGGGCACAATTGCGAAAGATCTCCAACCATGCCTTCCTTGGAGAGAGCTTAAAA AATAAGATTCCAGCAACCATAGATAGTGCTGGGACGATGCTCCAAAGGTGGAAAAACCATGAAGGCAAAGAGATTGAGGTGTATGAAGAATTTAGATTGTTGACTGCAGAAGTGATTTCCAGGACAGCATTTGGCAGCAGCTACTTAGAAGGACAACACATTTTTGAAATGTTGATGAAGTTTTACTTCTTAATATCCAAAAATTTATTCACAATCAGGTTGCCTAGCGTCATCAG TAAGGTTTACAAGACCAAAGATGAGACTGAAGCAGAGAAGCTTGACCTTGGAATCCGTGACTCCATAGTGAAGATCATCCAGGAAAGAGAAGCCAAGGCAATGAGGACTGGAGAAGAAGGAAACTTTGGAGATGATTTTCTTGGATTGCTGTTGAAGGCTCATCATGATGCCGATGTTGACGAGAGGATTACGGTAGAGGAATTGATTGATGAGTGCAAAACATTGTACTTTGCAGGACAGGATTCCACTGCCAGTTTACTTGCTTGGACCATCCTTCTTCTGGCACTTCATACTGATTGGCAAGATGAAGCGCGAAAGGAAGTCCTACAAGTATTTGGCAAACAAAACCGGCCAAATCATGATGGCATTGCCAAACTCAAAACA TTAAGTATGATCATTAATGAGTCCTTAAGGTTATATCCTCCTCTTGTTACTGTAAGTGGGAGGACAGCTAATAGAGAGGTTAGATTGGGAAAGCTAACCATTGATCCAGCATCTAATCTTGAACTGCTCATCAAACCTTTATCATTGCACCATGATCCTGACTTCTGGGGAAAAGATGTGCATCTCTTCAAACCAGAGCGATTCGCAGACGGGGTTGGCAACGCTACGAATAATAACCTAGCTGGATTCCTACCCTTCGGAACAGGACGAAGAATGTGTGTGGGCTTCGACTTTGCCACCACTGAAGCAAAGGTTGTTCTGTCAATGATTCTACAGCGCTACTCCTTCACCCTTTCTCCAACTTATGTACACTCGCCCTATGAGGCGCTTACGCTTTGCCCACAACATGGAGTTCAAGTAGTGCTACACTCACTTTGA